Below is a genomic region from Neurospora crassa OR74A linkage group VII, whole genome shotgun sequence.
GAGCGCCTTGTTTGCACCAGTCTGCGCTGATAGGGCCAGCGATCGCGACCCCAAGAAGCCCCTGCCTGCAGCGACCGGCCCTGGTCTTGGGTCACACGTCATTGGGTCACCAGGCACAGCAAGGTACGCGCAACCACTTCTGCCACTGGACCATCAAACTGAAGTGAAGGTGCGGGAGTGCCATCAGTCCGCATTCATCGATCCGGGCCTCCAGTAGGTAGTCGTAGGCAACCAGCCGCCAAGCTCCTTTCCCCATGGCCGGTCACACACGAAACAGCAAGGGCCGCTGGTGGGAAATGGAAACAGGATGTTCAAGTCTATAACAAAACGTGTATGTTAATGCCCGCGTGGTCTGTTACTGTACTGTGTAATCGTCTAGCGGCTTGGGTCGCCCTCGCCATCGTCCACATCACACCCGCacccgccagcagcagctgaGGGTGCCTCTCCACTTCTGCCACTTCAACAGGCCCCGGGTCGACCTCCAACTCGCCTGGCTGCAACATCCCGCACCACCCATAAGTAACCTCCGACCGACATCTCTCTTCccgtcttctttctctttcccacCCACTGTTGCTCTCCACTAGTACAATTCTTACTTGTTgtcccatcatcatcaaccaggCATCTTATCATCTCGAAATCCGTCGCCAGTCTTTCGTTACACGCTCGTTCTTGTCACTGCAGTGCTCACGATGAAGGGTGCTTTGTTGACGGCAGCTATGCTGCTTGGCTCGGCTCAGGCCGGAGTGCACACGATGAAGCTCAAGAAGGTTCCACTTGCGGAGCAGCTTGTAAGTGTTGACTGTTTACCTTGATGGCTACTATGGAcacttgttgatgatgttggttATCAGGAGTCGGTTCCCATCGACGTGCAGGTGCAGCACCTCGGACAGAAGTACACTGGTCTCAGGACCGAGTCCCATACCCAGGCCATGTTCAAGGCCACCGATGCTCAGGTTTCCGGCAACCACCCGGttcccatcaccaacttTATGAACGCTCAGTGTAAGCATCACACCCTTCTTTGATCACTCGGTGTATGTTGGCGTGGGCACAGTAACTAACGTCTGGTAGACTTCTCCGAGATCACCATCGGAACGCCACCCCAGACCTTCAAGGTAGTTCTGGATACCGGCAGCTCCAACCTTTGGGTTCCCTCTTCCCAGTGCGGCTCCATCGCCTGCTATCTGCACAACAAGTACGAGTCTTCCGAGTCGTCGACATACAAGAAGAACGGAACGAGCTTCAAGATTGAGTACGGCTCTGGTAGTCTCAGCGGCTTCGTCTCTCAGGACAGAATGACGATTGGTGACATTACCATCAATGACCAGCTTTTCGCCGAAGCTACCAGCGAGCCCGGCCTGGCTTTCGCCTTTGGTCGCTTTGATGGcatcctcggcctcggtTACGACCGGATTGCCGTGAATGGCATCACCCCTCCCTTCTACAAGATGGTTGAGCAAAAGCTCGTTGATGAGcccgtcttctccttctaccTCGCCGACCAGGATGGCGAGTCCGAGGTTGTGTTTGGCGGTGTCAACAAGGACAGGTACACTGGCAAGATCACTACTATTCCTCTTCGCCGCAAGGCCTACTGGGAGGTGGACTTTGATGCTATCGGTTATGGCAAGGACTTTGCGGAACTCGAGGGCCACGGTGTTATCCTTGACACCGGCACCTCTCTTATCGCTCTCCCCAGCCAGCTCGCTGAGATGCTGAACGCTCAGATCGGTGCCAAGAAGAGCTGGAACGGTCAGTTCACCATCGACTGCGGCAAGAAGTCGAGCCTTGAGGATGTAACCTTCACGCTTGCTGGCTACAACTTCACCCTCGGTCCCGAGGACTACATTCTGGAGGCTTCTGGCAGCTGCCTGTCGACCTTCATGGGTATGGATATGCCCGCCCCAGTTGGTCCCTTGGCCATCCTTGGAGATGCTTTCCTCCGCAAGTACTACTCAATCTACGACCTCGGCGCCGATACTGTCGGCATCGCCACCGCCAAGCGCTAAATAGCCTTGCGAACGAAGTTTGGGTAACCTGTACTTGGGGAGCAGAAGTTGATGAGACTGTCACGTTGTTCAAGTAGTTCATAATGACTGTATGATGATGGGAGGGCGCTGCGGCATTGggtttgttttcttttttgcagTATAATAGCAGCATCGGTATCTAGTTTCAATGGCTCATTGAAGTCAGCTTGCGTCAACAAGACATATTGAAACTGAATTACTTCAAGCCTCGAGCGTCTTTATTGTTGAGTGTCTGTGATGGCTGTTACTGCCAAGGCTGGAATGAGCATTGTGTTACAGGACGAATACAGGACTCACTGTGGTCATGTATCTCTACGGCTGCCAATGCAAAAGCTTCGTCCGCTCCTGACAGTGCACAACCTGATGTATACCTTGATCACATCCACTACTTGAATGTTGGTTCGCCAGCGGTGCGTGTTTGGAgatatattccttttt
It encodes:
- the pep4 gene encoding vacuolar protease A, which gives rise to MKGALLTAAMLLGSAQAGVHTMKLKKVPLAEQLESVPIDVQVQHLGQKYTGLRTESHTQAMFKATDAQVSGNHPVPITNFMNAQYFSEITIGTPPQTFKVVLDTGSSNLWVPSSQCGSIACYLHNKYESSESSTYKKNGTSFKIEYGSGSLSGFVSQDRMTIGDITINDQLFAEATSEPGLAFAFGRFDGILGLGYDRIAVNGITPPFYKMVEQKLVDEPVFSFYLADQDGESEVVFGGVNKDRYTGKITTIPLRRKAYWEVDFDAIGYGKDFAELEGHGVILDTGTSLIALPSQLAEMLNAQIGAKKSWNGQFTIDCGKKSSLEDVTFTLAGYNFTLGPEDYILEASGSCLSTFMGMDMPAPVGPLAILGDAFLRKYYSIYDLGADTVGIATAKR